A genomic region of Zalophus californianus isolate mZalCal1 chromosome 11, mZalCal1.pri.v2, whole genome shotgun sequence contains the following coding sequences:
- the LOC113914132 gene encoding vitamin D 25-hydroxylase isoform X3, with product MKMTKMGGLLNSRYGRGWVDHRKLAVNSFRYFGYGQKSFESKILEETKFFIDVIETYKGRPFNFKQLITNAVSNITNLIIFGERFTYEDTDFQHMIELFSENVELAASASVFLYNAFPWIGILPFGKHQQLFRNAAVVYDFLSRLIEKASINRKPQSPQHFVDAYLDEMYQGKNDPSCTFSKENLIFSVGELIIAGTETTTNVLWWAILFMALYPNIQGQVQKEIDLVMGPTGKPSWDDKSKMPYTEAVLHEVLRFCNIVPLGIFHATSEDTVVRGYSIPKGTTVITNLYSVHFDEKYWRNPEIFSPERFLDSSGYFAKKEAFVPFSLGKRHCLGEQLARMEMFLFFTALLQRFHLHFPHGLVPDLKPRLGMTLQPQPYLICAERR from the exons ATGAAGATGACAAAAATGGGAg gcttACTCAATTCCAGATATGGCCGAGGATGGGTTGATCACAGAAAATTAGCTGTAAATAGCTTTCGCTATTTTGGATATGGCCAAAAGTCTTTTGAAtctaaaatcttagaagaaaccAAATTTTTTATTGATGTTATCGAAACATACAAAGGTAGACCATTTAACtttaaacaattaataacaaatgctGTTTCAAACATAACCAATCTGATCATTTTTGGAGAACGATTCACTTATGAAGACACTGATTTTCAGCACATGATTGAGTTATTTAGTGAAAATGTGGAACTGGCTGCCAGTGCCTCAGTCTTCCTTTATAATGCCTTTCCATGGATTGGCATCTTACCTTTTGGAAAACATCAACAGCTATTTAGAAATGCAGCTGTGGTCTATGATTTTCTCTCCAGGCTTATTGAAAAAGCTTCCATCAACAGAAAGCCTCAGTCACCTCAGCATTTTGTCGATGCTTATTTAGATGAGATGTATCAAGGTAAAAATGACCCATCATGtactttctccaaagaaaacctCATTTTTTCCGTGGGTGAACTCATCATTGCTGGAACCGAAACTACAACCAATGTGCTATGGTGGGCAATTCTTTTCATGGCCCTTTATCCTAACATTCAAG GACAAGTTCAGAAAGAGATCGATTTAGTTATGGGACCCACTGGGAAGCCTTCTTGGGATGACAAAAGCAAAATGCCTTATACGGAGGCAGTTTTGCATGAAGTTTTAAGATTCTGTAATATAGTGCCATTAGGGATTTTCCATGCAACCTCTGAAGATACAGTTGTACGTGGTTATTCCATTCCTAAAGGCACAACAGTAATTACCAACCTTTATTCTGTACACTTTGATGAAAAGTACTGGAGAAACCCAGAAATATTCTCTCCTGAGCGATTTCTGGACAGCAGTGGATATTTTGCCAAGAAGGAGGCTTTCGTTCCTTTTTCCCTAG gGAAAAGACATTGCCTTGGAGAGCAGCTGGCTCGGATGGAGATGTTCCTGTTTTTCACAGCATTGCTCCAGCGGTTTCACTTGCATTTTCCACACGGGCTGGTTCCAGATCTGAAGCCCAGATTAGGCATGACATTGCAACCCCAGCCCTATCTCATCTGTGCAGAAAGACGCTGA